One genomic window of Paenibacillus xylanilyticus includes the following:
- a CDS encoding metallophosphoesterase family protein: MCKQRGGIHIRRCIISDIHGCYDEFNALLRQVHVDLNQDELILLGDYVDRGPKSRQVVEQIMELREKHGVVVIKGNHDAMMVKALMNDVEEYDLHWIRNGGLQTLGSYVEIDFDEQEIDWTAYTEAKQWIRSQYEHHLRFLSELPLVHEVPGYIFVHAGINPDVEDWRSQPERDFIWIREDFYSRPTSIPDTVVFGHTPVKHLHDRADIWFDPSGDKIGIDGGCAYGEQLNLLEIGEDGRLQTFHVKRGETGEGLAD, from the coding sequence TTGTGTAAGCAGAGAGGAGGAATTCACATTCGCAGATGTATCATAAGTGATATTCATGGCTGTTATGATGAATTCAATGCGCTGCTTCGTCAAGTACATGTTGACCTCAATCAGGATGAACTGATTCTCCTTGGAGATTATGTGGACCGGGGACCGAAAAGCCGGCAGGTGGTTGAGCAGATCATGGAACTTAGGGAGAAGCATGGTGTAGTGGTGATCAAGGGAAATCATGATGCGATGATGGTCAAAGCTCTGATGAATGACGTGGAGGAGTATGATCTGCACTGGATTCGCAATGGCGGATTGCAGACACTGGGCAGTTATGTGGAGATTGATTTTGATGAGCAAGAGATCGATTGGACTGCCTACACGGAAGCCAAGCAATGGATTCGCAGCCAATACGAACATCATCTCCGTTTTCTGAGTGAACTCCCCCTTGTTCATGAAGTACCCGGTTATATCTTTGTGCATGCAGGAATCAATCCGGATGTAGAGGATTGGCGCAGCCAGCCTGAACGGGACTTTATTTGGATTCGGGAGGACTTTTACTCCAGGCCCACATCCATCCCGGATACGGTGGTATTTGGACACACACCAGTGAAGCACCTGCATGATCGTGCAGATATCTGGTTTGACCCTAGTGGTGACAAGATCGGCATAGATGGCGGATGCGCGTACGGTGAGCAATTGAACCTGCTTGAGATCGGTGAGGATGGCCGTTTACAGACGTTTCATGTGAAAAGGGGAGAGACTGGAGAAGGCTTGGCAGATTAA
- a CDS encoding LLM class flavin-dependent oxidoreductase: MKLSVLEHGHINEGRSVQDTLQETVTLAKHADELGYSRFWMSEHHGGGALSFSSPEVMIAHVAAHTDRIRVGSGGVMLPHYSAYKVAENFRLLEALHPGRIDLGIGRAPGGMPIASRALNEGKASNVQFFPQQIADLGGYFHEQLPEDHRFASLVAGPSVPTVPEVWLLGSSSEGARIAAAQGTSYAFAQFFGTPGGEEAMKYYRRHFKPSILNDKPHSMIAVAAFCAETEEEAAELARSNELFFLRLGRGLEQSSFPSLETVHNYPYTAMEMEQIRQRRSFSIIGTPDQVKDKITAMAERHEADEVIIASAIHSFDARLRSFGLIAEAFGLKKD; encoded by the coding sequence ATGAAACTTAGTGTACTCGAACATGGACATATCAATGAAGGACGCAGCGTACAGGACACACTGCAGGAGACTGTGACGTTAGCGAAGCATGCCGATGAACTGGGGTACTCCAGATTCTGGATGTCAGAGCATCATGGCGGCGGAGCATTGTCCTTCTCCAGTCCGGAGGTTATGATTGCTCATGTTGCAGCTCATACCGATCGGATTCGGGTTGGTTCCGGTGGGGTAATGCTGCCGCATTACAGCGCCTACAAAGTCGCGGAGAACTTCCGTCTGCTGGAGGCACTGCACCCTGGACGTATTGACCTCGGCATTGGCAGAGCACCAGGAGGCATGCCGATTGCGAGCCGGGCTCTGAATGAGGGCAAGGCTTCCAATGTACAATTTTTCCCGCAGCAAATTGCTGACCTGGGCGGTTATTTCCACGAGCAGCTGCCAGAGGATCACCGTTTTGCATCCCTGGTAGCCGGCCCGTCTGTACCAACGGTGCCTGAAGTATGGCTGCTGGGCTCCAGTTCGGAAGGTGCCCGGATTGCGGCAGCACAGGGAACGTCCTATGCATTTGCACAGTTTTTCGGAACACCTGGCGGGGAAGAAGCGATGAAATACTATCGTAGACATTTCAAACCATCGATTCTGAATGACAAACCTCATTCCATGATTGCCGTAGCGGCCTTCTGTGCAGAGACGGAGGAGGAAGCAGCAGAGCTGGCCCGTAGTAATGAGCTGTTCTTTTTGCGTCTGGGCAGAGGATTAGAGCAGAGTTCATTTCCTTCGCTGGAAACAGTTCATAATTATCCTTATACTGCGATGGAAATGGAACAGATTCGCCAGCGCCGCTCCTTCTCCATTATTGGTACACCGGATCAAGTGAAGGACAAAATTACGGCCATGGCAGAACGTCATGAAGCAGACGAGGTCATTATTGCATCAGCCATTCATTCGTTTGATGCACGCCTACGCTCTTTTGGCCTGATTGCTGAAGCTTTTGGTCTCAAGAAGGATTAG
- a CDS encoding M3 family oligoendopeptidase, whose protein sequence is MKFSEYTYTRPDLEKIKTSFRELLKGFEAAATVDEQSGFMDQINALRSDFETMAQLVYIRHSIDTNDTFYKAENEFLDESSPIIQEYITDYYRALVNSKFRAELEQKWGTQLFQLAEQSLKTFSPEIIEDLQKENKLSTEYNQLIASAKIPFEGEERTLPQLHPFELSTDRSMRERASEARYTFMAEHEAEFDRIYDELVKVRTQIAKKLGYPSYVELGYDRMNRTDYNAEMVANFRAQVRDYIVPVATKLRERQRSRIDVDTLYFYDQGFSFKTGNPTPKGDPDWIIENGKKMYAELSPETDTFFQMMTENELMDLVSKKGKQGGGYCTFLNDYKVPFIFSNFNGTSGDIDVLTHEAGHAFQVYESRHFEVPEYNWPTYESAEIHSMSMEFFTWPWMELFFKEDTDKYKFDHLSSGLLFIPYGVAVDEFQHFVYANPDATPTERKQAWRNIEKTYLPHINYKDNAYLEQGGFWHKQGHIFSSPFYYIDYTLAQICAFQFWKRSNEDMKSAWADYLTLCKAGGSLSFTGLVELAGLNSPFEDGCVSSVIGDIEAWLDGVDDKAL, encoded by the coding sequence ATGAAATTTAGTGAATATACGTATACACGTCCCGATCTGGAAAAAATCAAAACTTCTTTCCGTGAGCTGTTGAAAGGTTTCGAAGCTGCGGCTACGGTGGATGAGCAGAGCGGATTTATGGATCAGATTAACGCATTGCGCAGTGATTTTGAGACTATGGCGCAGCTGGTCTATATCCGTCATTCGATTGACACGAATGATACGTTCTACAAAGCAGAAAACGAATTTCTGGATGAAAGCTCCCCGATCATTCAAGAGTACATCACCGATTATTACCGGGCACTGGTGAATTCGAAATTCCGTGCGGAACTGGAGCAAAAATGGGGAACTCAGCTGTTCCAGCTGGCAGAACAGTCCCTGAAAACCTTCAGCCCGGAAATTATCGAGGATCTTCAAAAAGAGAACAAGCTGTCCACAGAATATAATCAATTGATTGCTTCTGCAAAAATTCCGTTTGAAGGCGAAGAACGTACCCTGCCACAGCTGCATCCGTTTGAACTCTCTACAGATCGTTCCATGCGGGAACGCGCTTCCGAAGCAAGATATACATTCATGGCTGAGCACGAAGCGGAATTTGACCGCATTTACGATGAGCTTGTAAAAGTACGCACGCAAATTGCCAAAAAATTAGGATATCCATCCTATGTGGAACTTGGTTATGATCGCATGAATCGTACTGATTATAACGCGGAGATGGTTGCCAATTTCAGAGCGCAGGTTCGTGATTATATTGTGCCTGTGGCTACGAAGCTCAGAGAGCGTCAGCGCAGCCGGATCGATGTAGATACGCTCTATTTTTATGACCAGGGCTTCAGCTTCAAGACAGGTAACCCGACTCCTAAAGGGGATCCGGACTGGATTATTGAGAATGGTAAAAAAATGTACGCTGAGCTGTCCCCTGAGACGGATACGTTCTTCCAGATGATGACGGAGAACGAACTGATGGATTTGGTTAGTAAAAAAGGCAAGCAGGGCGGTGGTTACTGCACCTTCCTGAATGATTATAAAGTACCGTTTATTTTCTCGAACTTTAACGGTACTTCCGGAGATATCGATGTCCTGACACACGAAGCCGGACACGCGTTCCAGGTGTATGAGAGCCGTCACTTTGAGGTGCCGGAATACAACTGGCCGACGTACGAGTCGGCAGAGATTCATTCCATGAGCATGGAATTTTTCACATGGCCGTGGATGGAATTGTTCTTCAAGGAAGATACGGACAAATACAAGTTTGATCACCTGTCCTCCGGTTTGCTCTTTATTCCTTACGGCGTTGCCGTGGATGAATTCCAGCACTTCGTCTATGCCAACCCGGATGCAACACCGACTGAGCGCAAACAGGCATGGCGCAACATTGAGAAAACGTACCTGCCACACATCAACTACAAGGATAATGCCTATCTGGAGCAAGGTGGATTCTGGCACAAGCAGGGGCACATTTTCTCCTCGCCGTTCTATTATATCGACTACACGCTGGCTCAGATCTGTGCCTTCCAGTTCTGGAAACGCAGTAACGAGGATATGAAGTCTGCATGGGCCGACTATCTGACCCTGTGCAAAGCGGGAGGAAGCCTCTCCTTCACAGGATTGGTTGAACTGGCTGGTCTGAATTCTCCGTTTGAGGATGGCTGTGTCTCTTCTGTAATCGGTGATATTGAAGCATGGCTGGATGGGGTAGACGATAAAGCGCTGTAA
- a CDS encoding LTA synthase family protein: protein MFNSKNERTSSRILFAVLFILMLLKLSLLRYFFFQGLSGIGLVTDALGALTVVCILDLIVPKRWKRVVYGGFNLLFSLVLFAATLYNVHFSSVPTYTALSEIGQVAQVRGSIGPLIRPSHFLFFVDIVLALPVWLMMRRRRSGVRNGSYRDSGLHFGKMRRRYWGKLGVALTAAFCIVLSGSFIVKGETIDNELVRAENLGFLNYQVSSAILTSKENEAIANGNINETIDKINQLVSQYPYQDKTNQGSAIKAKYFGEAKGSNLIVLQLESFQNFPINASLDGQVLTPVLNDLAKESYYFSHFFQQIGQGNTSDAEFMSNTSIYPTGVVPMSAGYSDRELPSLPKLLRNEGYQSETFHVNDVTFWNRNKMYPALGFDRYFDKPSFKNDRFNDFGPSDEELYRVGVEKMAAHQAANQPFYAQFITASSHSPFTIPADRARITIPATITNTLLHDYLQAINYTDYAVGQLIEELKSNGLWENTTLVIYGDHFGLPANDEITEQIQANLNVPYDGKVSRFNIPLLIHTPNQVKGQLIEQPGGQLDILPTVMNLMGVSLKEEQFTAFGHDLLNMDHNAFGIRYYLPTGSFVNNDIMFIPGAGFDDGTAYSLKTYEPVTDLEPYRSDYEHVLSLMRLSDEYVKLLPKRAP, encoded by the coding sequence ATGTTTAATTCCAAAAACGAACGGACCTCCTCACGGATTTTATTTGCCGTCTTGTTTATCCTTATGCTGCTGAAGCTGTCGCTTTTGCGGTATTTCTTTTTCCAAGGGCTGTCCGGGATCGGTCTGGTGACGGATGCATTAGGAGCTCTGACTGTCGTCTGCATCCTAGATCTCATTGTGCCGAAACGCTGGAAGCGGGTTGTGTACGGCGGGTTTAACCTGCTCTTTTCCCTCGTGTTGTTTGCAGCAACGCTGTATAACGTGCATTTCAGCTCCGTACCCACATATACGGCGCTTAGCGAGATTGGGCAGGTTGCACAGGTACGGGGAAGTATTGGACCACTGATACGGCCTTCCCATTTTTTGTTTTTTGTTGACATTGTGCTTGCACTGCCAGTTTGGCTCATGATGCGTCGTCGGCGGTCGGGTGTCAGAAACGGAAGTTACCGGGACAGCGGGCTGCATTTCGGAAAAATGCGCAGAAGATACTGGGGCAAGCTGGGGGTAGCTCTTACCGCTGCATTCTGTATCGTGCTGTCAGGCAGTTTTATTGTCAAAGGTGAAACCATTGATAACGAACTGGTGCGGGCTGAGAATCTCGGATTTCTGAATTATCAGGTGTCCTCGGCCATATTGACCAGCAAAGAAAACGAAGCTATTGCGAATGGCAATATTAATGAAACCATCGACAAGATTAATCAGCTGGTGAGCCAATATCCATATCAGGACAAAACTAACCAGGGGTCGGCAATCAAAGCCAAATATTTTGGTGAAGCCAAAGGCAGCAATTTGATCGTATTGCAATTGGAATCCTTTCAGAATTTCCCGATTAACGCTTCCCTGGATGGTCAGGTATTGACACCGGTACTGAACGATTTAGCCAAAGAAAGCTATTATTTCTCTCATTTTTTCCAACAGATCGGTCAGGGAAATACTTCGGATGCCGAGTTTATGTCCAATACGTCCATCTATCCAACCGGGGTTGTTCCGATGTCAGCCGGATATAGCGACCGCGAGCTGCCAAGCCTACCGAAGCTGCTTCGTAACGAAGGCTACCAGTCGGAGACTTTTCACGTAAATGACGTAACCTTCTGGAATCGGAACAAGATGTATCCGGCCCTCGGTTTTGATCGATATTTCGATAAGCCGAGCTTTAAGAATGACCGCTTTAACGATTTTGGTCCTTCGGATGAGGAGTTATATCGTGTAGGTGTGGAAAAAATGGCTGCGCATCAAGCGGCAAATCAGCCGTTCTATGCCCAGTTCATTACCGCATCGAGCCACTCACCGTTCACGATTCCAGCGGATCGGGCGCGCATTACCATTCCTGCAACGATCACGAACACATTGCTTCACGATTATTTGCAGGCTATTAATTACACCGATTATGCCGTTGGTCAGCTCATTGAAGAGTTGAAATCGAACGGGTTATGGGAGAATACAACACTCGTTATCTATGGGGATCACTTCGGCTTGCCCGCAAATGATGAGATTACCGAACAGATTCAAGCGAACCTGAATGTTCCGTATGATGGTAAGGTGAGCCGTTTTAATATCCCACTTTTGATTCACACGCCTAACCAGGTTAAGGGTCAATTGATTGAACAGCCTGGTGGTCAGCTCGATATTCTGCCTACAGTCATGAACCTAATGGGTGTTTCGTTAAAAGAAGAACAGTTCACTGCATTTGGGCATGACCTGCTGAATATGGACCACAATGCATTCGGTATACGGTATTACTTGCCGACAGGCTCGTTTGTCAACAATGACATTATGTTTATACCAGGTGCAGGTTTTGATGACGGAACAGCATATTCGCTTAAAACATATGAACCGGTTACCGATCTGGAGCCGTATCGTTCCGATTACGAGCATGTGCTCAGCCTCATGAGGCTGTCTGACGAGTATGTGAAGCTGCTGCCCAAACGAGCACCATAA
- a CDS encoding protein-glutamine gamma-glutamyltransferase, with product MIIVANQPLDLVPSQWSAFEWHWLQLLQNRPTLYSYQTLDHLQFEWKLRASLVHAAEGLNASGVSFASFEKSRCNPAYWNLNDEGGFELKPNVTPAEGIRDIWRNGSLYAFECATATVIVLYGGVLESIREEAFNSLFRDLLLFDWHYDSDLRLTEKNGSHNALPGDVLYFKNPDVSSETPEWQGENTIMLREDLYYGHGIGIASGGQIIRTLNQFRTPGSQVSAYLMDNVIYPDFYYLSRFAENSDLNAPAGTTPVLPGQLYVRIGGSRYLRTGS from the coding sequence ATGATCATCGTTGCGAATCAACCGCTTGATTTGGTACCATCTCAGTGGTCTGCTTTTGAATGGCATTGGTTGCAGCTGCTTCAGAACAGACCGACCCTATATTCGTATCAGACCCTGGATCATCTGCAATTTGAATGGAAGCTTCGCGCCTCTCTGGTTCATGCAGCTGAGGGATTGAATGCCAGCGGAGTCAGCTTTGCTTCATTTGAGAAATCAAGATGTAATCCCGCCTACTGGAATCTCAACGATGAGGGAGGATTTGAACTCAAACCGAATGTAACTCCGGCTGAAGGCATTCGGGATATTTGGAGGAATGGCTCCCTGTATGCATTTGAATGCGCAACTGCAACAGTCATTGTGCTGTATGGAGGAGTACTCGAAAGTATTCGCGAGGAGGCCTTCAATTCACTCTTTCGCGACTTACTGCTCTTCGATTGGCACTATGACAGCGATCTTCGCTTAACCGAGAAAAACGGCAGCCATAACGCACTTCCCGGCGATGTACTTTATTTCAAAAACCCGGATGTCTCTTCCGAAACGCCAGAGTGGCAAGGGGAAAATACGATTATGCTCCGTGAAGATCTGTATTATGGTCATGGTATCGGTATAGCCTCCGGGGGACAGATTATTCGCACTTTGAATCAATTCCGCACTCCCGGAAGCCAAGTTTCAGCGTACTTGATGGATAATGTAATTTATCCCGATTTTTATTATCTGTCCCGATTTGCCGAAAATAGTGATCTGAATGCACCTGCAGGAACGACGCCTGTATTGCCTGGACAATTATATGTACGGATTGGCGGCAGTCGGTATCTCCGAACAGGAAGCTGA
- a CDS encoding PAS domain S-box protein: MSNPITESRSLFEQLYKYAPIGIAVASHVNGRWLQLNPAFCEMLGFSEDELIDSPIEHLIHDIDQEMERFRSNFWDMTNGVSQMYETEVRLKRKDGSLLWSSIRACIVRDEENNNPLYLLVQAADITRQKDAEQHLIEQRRQLEESTRISRILTESSLDLIAIHHADQERTFKYVSPASLGMLGYKPEEIVGQSGLFCIHPNDIPFVEAYVAGQMQGLAPDRINYRLLHKDGSVVWADTITHYIYDKQGNLQEMIAVTRDITASKKQEQSLQEYQSLFDCNPLGVASLDLDGNLLKANVSQEHLTGHSKAELLSQSFDHLIDPVDLAKTRYHFEESVKGEAQSYEIGLIHQDGRRIETRVINVPIILEDRVVGVYGITSDITESKRYVEEIENLSYERALILNAMSEGVIGLDPNGTLIFANPAAAEMMGFCPTEMNGVHFEQIILQMQNEAIPYPVNESPIVKAVREGRSLPRSESVFWRQDGSSFLAEFQLKPIMDQGNTRGGVLVFRDMTSVNDIIRAKELAEQADRAKSEFLAIMSHELRTPLNGIMGMAHLLKETELDEEQSGFAEIIIDSGESLLHILNEILDFSKIEAGKMDLSRDAVDIQDMLASVVELFALKAAEKNIELYCEMSDQVPERVRGDETRIRQILINLVGNAVKFTEKGSIQIRVSVNVPEDGDPNKLQLSFVVKDTGIGIAMDKQHQLFQSFSQLDPAINRKYGGTGLGLAISKKLVELMDGAIGVHSEMGKGAEFHFTLLLEKWQDESGEGMEASDHTWVEDDQSLLAANIRILIAEDQAVNSHLMEELLRKLGGVCDIVENGEEAVRALERESYDIVFMDIKMPIMDGIEATCKIRQSHPEIPVIAAITAFAGESDREACLDCGMQDFISKPFSSSEITRVLRTWVPYIRAHR, encoded by the coding sequence GTGTCGAATCCAATTACAGAGAGCCGCTCTCTGTTTGAGCAACTATACAAATATGCACCAATCGGCATTGCTGTTGCTTCGCATGTGAACGGACGTTGGCTTCAGCTAAATCCTGCGTTTTGTGAAATGCTGGGATTCAGTGAAGATGAGCTAATCGACTCACCGATTGAACATTTGATCCATGATATAGATCAGGAGATGGAGAGATTCAGGTCCAACTTCTGGGATATGACGAATGGGGTAAGCCAGATGTATGAGACGGAAGTCCGGTTAAAGCGTAAGGACGGTTCTCTTCTGTGGTCGAGCATACGGGCCTGCATTGTTAGGGATGAGGAGAACAACAACCCTCTTTATTTGCTTGTACAGGCAGCCGATATAACGAGACAAAAGGATGCGGAGCAGCACTTGATTGAACAGCGCAGACAGTTGGAAGAAAGTACCCGAATCTCTCGTATCCTTACGGAATCTTCTCTCGATCTTATTGCCATACATCACGCTGATCAGGAACGTACCTTCAAGTATGTGTCACCCGCCAGTCTCGGGATGCTGGGGTACAAGCCTGAAGAAATCGTGGGTCAATCCGGACTGTTCTGCATTCACCCGAACGATATTCCATTCGTGGAAGCCTATGTTGCAGGACAGATGCAGGGTCTGGCACCAGACCGTATTAACTACCGTCTGCTGCATAAGGATGGTTCTGTAGTGTGGGCTGATACGATCACTCACTACATCTATGACAAGCAAGGAAATCTGCAGGAGATGATTGCAGTGACCCGGGATATTACGGCGAGCAAAAAGCAGGAGCAGAGTCTACAGGAGTATCAATCACTCTTTGACTGTAACCCGTTAGGCGTGGCTTCGCTTGATTTGGATGGGAATTTGCTGAAGGCGAATGTCAGTCAAGAGCACCTGACGGGACATTCCAAGGCTGAGCTGCTCAGCCAATCTTTTGATCATCTCATAGATCCCGTGGATCTGGCCAAGACCCGATACCATTTTGAAGAATCCGTCAAAGGTGAAGCTCAGAGTTATGAGATCGGGCTCATTCACCAGGACGGACGCCGAATTGAAACCAGAGTGATCAACGTTCCTATTATTCTTGAGGATCGAGTTGTCGGTGTGTACGGCATTACAAGTGATATCACGGAGTCCAAGAGATATGTAGAAGAAATCGAGAATCTAAGCTACGAACGTGCCCTGATTCTGAATGCGATGTCTGAAGGTGTGATTGGACTTGATCCAAACGGAACATTGATATTTGCCAACCCGGCTGCAGCTGAGATGATGGGTTTCTGTCCAACCGAGATGAATGGGGTACATTTCGAGCAGATTATTCTGCAGATGCAAAACGAAGCAATCCCTTACCCGGTCAATGAATCACCGATTGTAAAGGCAGTACGGGAAGGTCGCAGTCTGCCTAGATCGGAATCTGTTTTCTGGAGGCAGGATGGTTCAAGCTTCCTCGCGGAATTTCAGCTCAAACCGATTATGGATCAAGGAAATACCCGCGGAGGAGTGCTGGTGTTCCGGGATATGACTTCGGTGAATGATATCATTCGTGCCAAGGAGCTGGCTGAACAGGCGGACCGTGCCAAATCCGAATTTCTCGCGATTATGAGCCATGAGCTGCGCACTCCGCTGAATGGGATTATGGGCATGGCCCATCTTTTAAAAGAAACAGAGCTTGATGAAGAGCAATCCGGATTCGCTGAGATCATCATCGATAGTGGGGAGTCACTGCTTCACATTCTCAACGAGATACTTGATTTCAGTAAAATTGAGGCTGGTAAGATGGATCTGTCACGCGACGCGGTGGATATCCAGGACATGCTGGCGAGTGTGGTTGAACTGTTTGCCCTGAAAGCAGCGGAGAAAAATATAGAATTGTATTGTGAGATGTCTGACCAGGTCCCTGAGCGTGTCAGAGGGGACGAAACCCGAATTCGTCAGATTCTAATCAATCTTGTGGGCAACGCGGTTAAATTTACGGAGAAAGGCAGCATTCAAATTCGTGTGAGTGTGAATGTCCCCGAAGATGGTGATCCGAACAAACTCCAGCTCTCTTTTGTCGTAAAGGATACGGGAATCGGCATCGCCATGGACAAACAGCATCAATTGTTCCAGTCCTTCTCCCAGCTTGACCCGGCCATTAACCGCAAATATGGTGGTACCGGTCTTGGACTTGCGATCAGCAAGAAGCTGGTTGAATTAATGGATGGTGCGATTGGGGTGCATAGTGAAATGGGCAAGGGAGCCGAGTTTCATTTTACCCTGCTGCTTGAGAAATGGCAGGACGAGTCTGGTGAGGGAATGGAAGCTTCAGACCATACTTGGGTTGAAGATGATCAATCCCTGCTCGCAGCAAATATTCGCATCCTGATTGCGGAGGATCAGGCGGTGAACAGCCATCTTATGGAGGAGCTGCTGCGTAAGCTGGGCGGCGTCTGTGATATCGTTGAGAACGGAGAGGAAGCGGTACGCGCACTCGAAAGGGAATCTTACGATATCGTCTTCATGGATATCAAAATGCCCATCATGGACGGGATTGAAGCCACCTGCAAAATAAGACAAAGCCATCCCGAGATTCCGGTCATCGCTGCAATAACGGCATTTGCGGGTGAGAGTGATCGTGAAGCATGCCTGGATTGCGGAATGCAGGATTTTATTAGCAAGCCGTTCAGCTCATCCGAAATTACCCGTGTTCTGCGCACCTGGGTACCTTATATCCGGGCTCATCGGTAA
- a CDS encoding manganese-dependent inorganic pyrophosphatase → MEKALIFGHKNPDTDTICSAIAYADLKTKLGQDVEAVRLGEVNGETQFALDHFKVEAPRLIKTAANEVNKVILVDHNERQQSVSDIEEVTVAEVIDHHRIANFETSQPLYFRAEPVGCTATILNKLYKENGVEISAPIAGLMLSAIISDSLLFKSPTCTEQDVAAARELAAIAGVDADSYGLDMLKAGADLSQKTIAELISLDAKEFAMGQAKVEIAQVNAVDVNDVLVKQPELEAAIEAIISSKGLDLFLFVVTDILNNDSVALAYGKSTKAVEQAYNVTLSDSKALLKGVVSRKSQIVPVLTEAFNNL, encoded by the coding sequence ATGGAAAAAGCGTTAATCTTTGGTCACAAAAATCCAGACACGGATACGATCTGTTCTGCAATTGCGTATGCGGATCTCAAAACTAAACTGGGACAGGACGTTGAAGCTGTGCGTCTTGGTGAAGTGAACGGTGAAACTCAGTTTGCACTGGATCATTTCAAGGTAGAAGCTCCTCGCCTGATCAAAACGGCTGCGAACGAAGTAAACAAGGTTATTCTGGTCGATCACAATGAGCGTCAGCAAAGTGTAAGCGATATTGAAGAAGTGACTGTAGCAGAGGTTATTGACCATCACCGCATTGCTAACTTCGAAACAAGCCAGCCTCTGTATTTCCGTGCAGAACCAGTAGGCTGCACAGCAACCATTTTGAATAAATTGTACAAAGAAAACGGCGTTGAAATTAGCGCACCGATTGCAGGACTGATGTTGTCCGCGATCATTTCGGATTCCCTGTTGTTCAAATCCCCAACTTGCACAGAGCAGGATGTAGCAGCAGCACGTGAGCTGGCTGCCATTGCAGGTGTGGATGCTGACAGCTATGGTTTGGATATGTTGAAAGCCGGTGCCGATCTGAGCCAGAAAACCATTGCAGAACTGATCTCCCTGGATGCCAAAGAGTTTGCCATGGGACAAGCCAAAGTGGAAATTGCACAAGTAAACGCCGTTGACGTTAACGATGTGCTTGTAAAACAACCGGAACTTGAAGCAGCGATTGAAGCGATTATTTCAAGTAAAGGGCTGGATCTGTTCCTATTCGTCGTAACGGACATTCTAAATAATGATTCCGTTGCACTGGCTTATGGTAAGTCTACCAAAGCAGTTGAACAAGCATACAATGTGACACTTTCCGATAGTAAGGCATTGCTGAAAGGCGTCGTGTCTCGCAAATCGCAAATCGTCCCTGTTCTGACCGAAGCATTCAATAACCTGTAA
- the infC gene encoding translation initiation factor IF-3 yields MIKNEKIKASEIELTGLNGEDLGIMSTKEALTLAKQHKVDLVCLSLMTSPPPCKLIRAGAAKEEAQQEKKKSGKSPDKRKVKEIRLNLQMEDHDRDTKQAQAERILKKGDSVKLVIQVHGSKEGAAGKEWAEQLSKSLAEYGTKTTGIQVSGKQVVVQLDPNT; encoded by the coding sequence ATGATCAAGAACGAAAAGATCAAAGCATCCGAGATTGAACTGACCGGACTGAACGGTGAAGATCTCGGCATTATGTCCACAAAAGAAGCTTTGACACTTGCCAAGCAGCATAAAGTGGATCTGGTATGCCTGTCCCTGATGACAAGCCCGCCACCCTGCAAACTCATCCGTGCCGGAGCAGCCAAAGAGGAAGCTCAGCAGGAGAAGAAAAAATCCGGTAAATCGCCGGACAAACGCAAGGTTAAGGAGATTCGTCTCAATTTGCAGATGGAAGACCATGACCGGGATACGAAACAAGCTCAGGCGGAGCGTATCTTGAAAAAAGGTGACTCGGTTAAGCTGGTCATACAGGTACACGGAAGCAAAGAAGGCGCCGCAGGTAAGGAGTGGGCAGAGCAGCTAAGCAAGTCGCTGGCTGAATATGGAACGAAAACAACAGGTATTCAGGTAAGTGGTAAGCAGGTTGTTGTGCAGTTGGACCCAAACACATAA
- a CDS encoding (2Fe-2S) ferredoxin domain-containing protein, which yields MAIYNLDQLQHHILLCNGGTCMRNEGEEVTQAVRDEIQKQQAGGFIHTTRTRCNGQCDDACVTIVYPQGDWYGKMTPESGRALVQALCEGEKLESHLIANVAQPSSK from the coding sequence TTGGCTATTTATAATCTGGATCAACTTCAGCACCACATCCTGCTCTGCAACGGTGGTACTTGCATGCGGAACGAAGGAGAGGAAGTCACTCAGGCTGTACGGGATGAAATTCAGAAGCAGCAGGCCGGTGGATTTATTCATACAACACGAACACGCTGTAACGGGCAGTGTGACGATGCTTGCGTGACGATCGTGTATCCGCAGGGAGACTGGTATGGCAAAATGACCCCGGAATCCGGCCGTGCATTGGTACAGGCACTCTGTGAAGGGGAGAAGCTGGAGAGTCACCTGATTGCGAACGTGGCTCAACCGTCCTCCAAATAG